The genomic DNA GGTCAAAATCAAAAACCTTTCTGTTCAGTATATAGCCTTTCTCCGCATCTGCTGCCTGAACCCCGTGCCCGTCAGGAGAAATTAATTCAGAGCCTGTTATCTTCTGAGAAATCCAATGCTCGTCGATTTCCACAAGCTCTGCAAGCTCGTTCTCATAAACGCCTTCCGCGCACCTTACAGGCATGCCGATGTCTCTATCCTTTTCAGCAAGAAGGACAGACAGGCCTGAGGAAGCTGCTTTTTGTGCAGCCCTTGATCCTGCCGGACCCGCTCCCACAACTACTATGTCAAAATTATACTTAATCATTTCCGCTCACCACTTCCGGCACAGCAACAGGGCAGACAGCAGCACAAAGGCCGCATCCAGTACACTTTAAATCATCAACTGTAATAGTATATTCGTACAGAATAATGGCATCCTCTGGGCAGACTCCTACGCAAGTACCGCATAAGTCGCACTTGTCAGGATTAATTATAATTTTTCTCCTGTTATCTGCCATTGTTTGCTTTTAAATTCGGGTAATTAAAATTAAACCGTTTTTTATAATACCATTTTGTAATAATAAATGATACAAAAACCGCTGCAAGTAAAAACGGATAAAAAATACACACACCTGCAAGAAGAGCTACTACGGAAAATTTAATCGCCATTACAGCGCTCCTGAGTCCGGGTTTAACAGCGCTGTATAAAAACAGCGGCAAAACAACTAAACCTGCAAAAAATAAAATCCAGTCTGAAAATACAAATGCCAGGATAACACTTAATATTTCAATAAAAGCTGCGGCTCTTATACACGCTGATATTCCGTATTTTACTGAGAATGTCATCTTATCTGCAGCCCTGTCCCCCTTCATATCAGGAAGTGTAGTATTAAGATAAACCGCAGCTCCTGCAAGCGCATAGGGAATCACCTGTACAGGAACAATTCCTGTGCCCCCTCCTGTTATCCACCCTGCAGAATAAATAAAAAGGCCGGATAAACTATTTGTCACCATTCCCATAATCGGCCTGTCTTTCCATCTTAAAGGAGGAAAGTTATAAGCCCATCCTGAAAGTACAAAGAGAACAATAAATATCGCAAATATTTTAAAAGAAACAAAAACAATGACAGACAGCCCGGCAAAACTAAGCAAAATTGTTTCCGCAAACGCCTGTTTCTCAGTAACTATATCATTTGCAATAAGAAACAATTTGTTGTTAATCCTGTCGGTTACCTTATCTCTTACCTGGTTAAGGATAAAAACAGCGCCTATAACAAGAGTAAGGGAAATGATAACAATTAAAGAATTATATGTCTCCCCTGAATTACCATATCTCTCCGCTGCCCACAATCCTGCAAGAAAAAATGTCCAAATGGGATAGAACAGCATGGGACGCAAGACAAATAGAAAATCTAAAAACTCTACGCCTTTTTTCATATACCCTCCCTGATGATTTACTCGTACTGATTCTTCTCAAAATCCATTTCCACATCAACAGGGTATGTTCCGTCAAAACAACCTGTACAGTAACCTCTCCCCTCTTTTGGTACAGAACTAATCAGCCCTTCAAGGGACAGATATCCCAAACTGTCCACTCCAAGATGCTGCTTAATCTCTTTAACACTCAGATTTGTTGCAATTAACTCTTCTCTTGTAGGAAAATCCATTCCGAAATAACATGGAAACCTTATAGGCGGCGAACTGACACGAATATGCACCTCCTTTGCACCGGCCTTTCTTACCTGCTGTGCCAACATCTTTAAAGTTGTACCGCGGACAATGGAATCCTCAACAATTACAACCCTTTTATTTTTCAATACCCCCCCTACTGTATTAAATTTAACCTTAACATTAAAATTACGTATGGACTGCTGCGGCTGGATAAATGTCCTTCCAATATAATGATTTCTGATAAGCCCTATCTCAAATGGTATACCGGAAGCATTTGCATATCCCAGAGCAGCAGTATTACTTGAATCCGGTACTGAAATTACAATATCAGCATCAGCAGGGTGTTCTTCGGCAAGCCTCCTGCCGAGCTTTCTTCTTGTTTTGTCAACATACTCCCCGAATACTCTGCTGTCAGGCCTGGAAAAATATATAAATTCAAAAATACAGTGCGATGACTTCTGCTTCTCTGCAAAATATTCTGAACTAATCCCCTTTTCATCAATAATGACCAACTCACCCGGGTGCACATCTCTGATATACTCCGCACCTATTAAATCCATTGCACACGTTTCAGATGCAACAACATAACCTTCATCAAGCTTTCCGAATGCCAGCGGGCGGAATCCATTG from bacterium includes the following:
- a CDS encoding 4Fe-4S binding protein — its product is MADNRRKIIINPDKCDLCGTCVGVCPEDAIILYEYTITVDDLKCTGCGLCAAVCPVAVPEVVSGND
- a CDS encoding UbiA family prenyltransferase; this translates as MKKGVEFLDFLFVLRPMLFYPIWTFFLAGLWAAERYGNSGETYNSLIVIISLTLVIGAVFILNQVRDKVTDRINNKLFLIANDIVTEKQAFAETILLSFAGLSVIVFVSFKIFAIFIVLFVLSGWAYNFPPLRWKDRPIMGMVTNSLSGLFIYSAGWITGGGTGIVPVQVIPYALAGAAVYLNTTLPDMKGDRAADKMTFSVKYGISACIRAAAFIEILSVILAFVFSDWILFFAGLVVLPLFLYSAVKPGLRSAVMAIKFSVVALLAGVCIFYPFLLAAVFVSFIITKWYYKKRFNFNYPNLKANNGR
- a CDS encoding amidophosphoribosyltransferase is translated as MMKEIKEYCGIIGIAGHPEAAEMAYLGLYALQHRGQEGAGVVSCENGRLYRHVGQGLVNDVFASPNTIASLKGRMAIGHNRYSTTGTDKKENVQPLLVTTKSGFVALGHNGNLVNSRELRSYLQGNGAIFQTSTDSELILHLIAHSKKETILDQIKDALSRIRGAFSLVILIEGKVIAARDPNGFRPLAFGKLDEGYVVASETCAMDLIGAEYIRDVHPGELVIIDEKGISSEYFAEKQKSSHCIFEFIYFSRPDSRVFGEYVDKTRRKLGRRLAEEHPADADIVISVPDSSNTAALGYANASGIPFEIGLIRNHYIGRTFIQPQQSIRNFNVKVKFNTVGGVLKNKRVVIVEDSIVRGTTLKMLAQQVRKAGAKEVHIRVSSPPIRFPCYFGMDFPTREELIATNLSVKEIKQHLGVDSLGYLSLEGLISSVPKEGRGYCTGCFDGTYPVDVEMDFEKNQYE